In a genomic window of Ipomoea triloba cultivar NCNSP0323 chromosome 3, ASM357664v1:
- the LOC116013537 gene encoding 5'-3' exoribonuclease 3-like isoform X2 yields MGIPAFYRWLLERYPRSVEPAMEETPAVVNGVTVPIDTTGPNPNGYEFDNLYLDMNGIVHPCFHPEGLPPPKTYDDVFMAVFKYLDRIFSIIRPRKLLFMAIDGVAPRAKMNQQRARRFRAAKDAADVASGTENLRGIHESKGEDSSDTKILDSNVITPGTEFMAMLSSALQYYVQTRMNEDPGWKGIKVILSDASVPGEGEHKIISYIRLQRNLHGFDPNTRHCLYGLDADLIMLALATHEVHFTVLREDVRKAHSKDRGPKLVKHVRVAKCGKELEKFISQQKFQLLRIWVLRDYLAYDLQIPDSAVKIDLERLIDDFVFMCLFVGNDFLPHMPSLEISEGAIDLLMNVYKKEFVQMGGYLTNSVEVNLKRVEHFIQAVGSCENRIFKKRIQARKEWERPMRHHSTKSDTKGNQTKSHANFKTALEDDKVKLGEEGWKDRYYAEKFGVESVEDCDRVRRDTVLKYAEGICWVMHYYYQGVCSWQWFYPYHYAPFASDFHGFDQLDITFTLGKPFKPFDQLMGVLPAASAQALPLSYRKLMTDPLSPILDFYPPDFELDINGKRHSWQAVCKLPFIEESRLLSEIAKVENTLTDEEKKRNSLGLDMLFVHGSHPLGGKIFSFCERNKDNPKLTQTKVKRKINPKFSHGMNGYMYISDNPVCPIEIPSPINGMDMIRENNVICVFYKVPSFHPHITRLPEGVILPGKAIKKHDIKPPPMLWHEKTAITTGRVTVRPMPPKSISGSCLARLAHRLVLENLIVKGQGNGVNMALQAPLSNQTCPDDENLDKFSRKRKRNAEKRKAQHERKRQKLKQLEDAIADPSQKSSIGPAVYACNNAPEQCTAISGKISGEISTCA; encoded by the exons ATGGGTATACCTGCGTTCTATCGATGGCTGCTCGAACGGTACCCTCGTTCCGTTGAGCCGGCAATGGAAGAAACTCCGGCGGTCGTCAACGGCGTTACCGTCCCAATTGACACTACCGGACCAAATCCTAATGGATACGAATTTGATAACTTGTATCTCGATATGAATGGGATTGTACACCCTTGTTTTCATCCTGAAGGCTTg CCTCCTCCGAAGACCTACGATGATGTGTTCATGGCAGTATTCAAGTATCTTGATAGAATCTTTTCAATCATTAGGCCCCGGAAGCTTTTATTCATGGCGATTG ATGGAGTTGCACCGCGTGCTAAAATGAACCAACAGCGAGCAAGACGTTTTAGAGCTGCTAAAGATGCAGCTGATGTA GCTTCTGGAACAGAGAATCTGAGAGGGATACATGAATCAAAAGGGGAAGATTCATCAGATACTAAAATACTGGATTCTAATGTAATCACTCCTGGAACTGAATTCATGGCTATGCTGTCGTCTGCACTACAATACTATGTACAGACAAGAATGAATGAGGACCCAGGCTGGAAAGGAATCAAG GTTATTCTCTCTGATGCTAGTGTACCTGGTGAAGGAGAGCACAAGATTATTTCTTACATCCGCTTGCAAAGGAATCTGCATGGATTTGATCCTAACACACGGCATTGCTTGTATGGATTG GATGCAGATCTGATTATGCTTGCACTTGCCACCCACGAAGTTCACTTCACGGTTCTAAGAGAA GATGTTCGCAAAGCACACTCCAAGGATAGAGGTCCAAAACTCGTGAAACATGTCCGAGTTGCAAAATGTGGCAAGGAGTTAGAAAAATTTATATCACAACAGAAGTTTCAG CTTCTCAGAATATGGGTTCTCAGGGACTATCTAGCTTATGATTTACAAATACCAGATTCAGCAGTTAAAATAGACCTGGAACGACTGATAGATGATTTCGTTTTTATGTGTTTATTTGTTGGAAATGATTTTCTACCACACATGCCTTCATTGGAGATATCAGAG GGGGCCATTGACTTGCTCATGAATGTCTACAAGAAGGAATTTGTCCAAATGGGTGGTTACCTTACTAATTCTGTTGAG GTTAATTTGAAAAGGGTGGAGCATTTCATACAAGCTGTTGGTTCATGTGAAAATAGGATCTTTAAAAAGCGCATACAG GCAAGAAAAGAATGGGAGAGGCCAATGAGACATCATTCAACTAAA TCAGATACTAAAGGGAATCAAACTAAAAGCCATGCAAATTTCAAGACTGCTTTGGAAGATGACAAG gTTAAATTAGGGGAAGAGGGCTGGAAAGACAGATATTATGCAGAAAAATTTGGGGTTGAATCTGTTGAAGACTGTGATAGGGTTCGTAGGGATACG GTTTTGAAATATGCTGAAGGGATATGTTGGGTGATGCATTATTACTACCAAGGAGTCTGCTCCTGGCAATG GTTTTATCCTTACCACTATGCTCCCTTTGCATCTGATTTTCATGGTTTTGATCAATTAGACATAACTTTCACACTAGGCAAGCCCTTCAAGCCTTTTGATCAGTTGATGGGTGTCCTTCCAGCTGCAAG TGCACAAGCACTCCCTCTTTCGTACAGGAAGTTGATGACAGATCCATTATCCCCCATTTTGGACTTCTATCCTCCTG ATTTTGAGCTTGACATCAATGGAAAAAGGCATTCATGGCAG GCTGTGTGTAAGTTACCATTTATTGAGGAATCCCGTCTTCTCTCAGAGATAGCAAAAGTTGAGAATACATTGACG GAtgaagaaaagaagagaaacaGCCTTGGACTTGATATGCTATTTGTTCATGGATCACATCCTTTAGGTGGAAAGATTTTTTCATTCTGTGAACGGAATAAAGATAATCCAAAGTTGACACAGACAAAAGTGAAGAGGAAAATCAACCCAAAATTCAG CCATGGAATGAATGGGTACATGTATATTTCTGATAACCCTGTGTGTCCTATAGAGATACCTTCACCAATCAATGGCATGGATATGATAAGAGAGAACAACGTAAT ATGTGTATTTTATAAAGTCCCTTCTTTTCATCCTCATATTACCAGACTGCCTGAAGGAGTAATATTGCCTGGAAAG GCTATCAAAAAGCATGACATCAAGCCGCCTCCAATGCTGTGGCATGAGAAGACTGCCATTACCACAGGGAGAGTCACCGTAAG GCCTATGCCTCCCAAGTCTATATCGGGATCTTGTTTGGCGAGGTTAGCTCATCGGCTTGTTTTGGAAAATCTTATTGTGAAGGGACAAGGAAATGGGGTTAAC ATGGCATTGCAAGCACCTTTGTCAAACCAGACATGTCCTGACGATGAAAACCTTGATAAATTCAGCAGGAAGAGGAAGCGTAATGCTGAAAAAAGAAAGGCTCAGCACGAACGCAAGAGACAGAAACTTAAACAACTGGAGGATGCCATTGCTGACCCTTCACAAAAGAGTTCCATTGGACCGGCAGTGTATGCTTGCAATAATGCTCCCGAGCAATGTACAGCGATTTCAGGAAAAATCTCTGGGGAGATATCAACCTGTGCGTAA
- the LOC116013537 gene encoding 5'-3' exoribonuclease 3-like isoform X1 has product MGIPAFYRWLLERYPRSVEPAMEETPAVVNGVTVPIDTTGPNPNGYEFDNLYLDMNGIVHPCFHPEGLPPPKTYDDVFMAVFKYLDRIFSIIRPRKLLFMAIDGVAPRAKMNQQRARRFRAAKDAADVASGTENLRGIHESKGEDSSDTKILDSNVITPGTEFMAMLSSALQYYVQTRMNEDPGWKGIKVILSDASVPGEGEHKIISYIRLQRNLHGFDPNTRHCLYGLDADLIMLALATHEVHFTVLREDVRKAHSKDRGPKLVKHVRVAKCGKELEKFISQQKFQLLRIWVLRDYLAYDLQIPDSAVKIDLERLIDDFVFMCLFVGNDFLPHMPSLEISEGAIDLLMNVYKKEFVQMGGYLTNSVEVNLKRVEHFIQAVGSCENRIFKKRIQARKEWERPMRHHSTKSDTKGNQTKSHANFKTALEDDKVKLGEEGWKDRYYAEKFGVESVEDCDRVRRDTVLKYAEGICWVMHYYYQGVCSWQWFYPYHYAPFASDFHGFDQLDITFTLGKPFKPFDQLMGVLPAASAQALPLSYRKLMTDPLSPILDFYPPDFELDINGKRHSWQAVCKLPFIEESRLLSEIAKVENTLTDEEKKRNSLGLDMLFVHGSHPLGGKIFSFCERNKDNPKLTQTKVKRKINPKFSHGMNGYMYISDNPVCPIEIPSPINGMDMIRENNVICVFYKVPSFHPHITRLPEGVILPGKAIKKHDIKPPPMLWHEKTAITTGRVTVRPMPPKSISGSCLARLAHRLVLENLIVKGQGNGVNMALQAPLSDQTCPDDENLDKCSRKRKRNAEKRKAQHEQGNGVNMALQAPLSNQTCPDDENLDKFSRKRKRNAEKRKAQHERKRQKLKQLEDAIADPSQKSSIGPAVYACNNAPEQCTAISGKISGEISTCA; this is encoded by the exons ATGGGTATACCTGCGTTCTATCGATGGCTGCTCGAACGGTACCCTCGTTCCGTTGAGCCGGCAATGGAAGAAACTCCGGCGGTCGTCAACGGCGTTACCGTCCCAATTGACACTACCGGACCAAATCCTAATGGATACGAATTTGATAACTTGTATCTCGATATGAATGGGATTGTACACCCTTGTTTTCATCCTGAAGGCTTg CCTCCTCCGAAGACCTACGATGATGTGTTCATGGCAGTATTCAAGTATCTTGATAGAATCTTTTCAATCATTAGGCCCCGGAAGCTTTTATTCATGGCGATTG ATGGAGTTGCACCGCGTGCTAAAATGAACCAACAGCGAGCAAGACGTTTTAGAGCTGCTAAAGATGCAGCTGATGTA GCTTCTGGAACAGAGAATCTGAGAGGGATACATGAATCAAAAGGGGAAGATTCATCAGATACTAAAATACTGGATTCTAATGTAATCACTCCTGGAACTGAATTCATGGCTATGCTGTCGTCTGCACTACAATACTATGTACAGACAAGAATGAATGAGGACCCAGGCTGGAAAGGAATCAAG GTTATTCTCTCTGATGCTAGTGTACCTGGTGAAGGAGAGCACAAGATTATTTCTTACATCCGCTTGCAAAGGAATCTGCATGGATTTGATCCTAACACACGGCATTGCTTGTATGGATTG GATGCAGATCTGATTATGCTTGCACTTGCCACCCACGAAGTTCACTTCACGGTTCTAAGAGAA GATGTTCGCAAAGCACACTCCAAGGATAGAGGTCCAAAACTCGTGAAACATGTCCGAGTTGCAAAATGTGGCAAGGAGTTAGAAAAATTTATATCACAACAGAAGTTTCAG CTTCTCAGAATATGGGTTCTCAGGGACTATCTAGCTTATGATTTACAAATACCAGATTCAGCAGTTAAAATAGACCTGGAACGACTGATAGATGATTTCGTTTTTATGTGTTTATTTGTTGGAAATGATTTTCTACCACACATGCCTTCATTGGAGATATCAGAG GGGGCCATTGACTTGCTCATGAATGTCTACAAGAAGGAATTTGTCCAAATGGGTGGTTACCTTACTAATTCTGTTGAG GTTAATTTGAAAAGGGTGGAGCATTTCATACAAGCTGTTGGTTCATGTGAAAATAGGATCTTTAAAAAGCGCATACAG GCAAGAAAAGAATGGGAGAGGCCAATGAGACATCATTCAACTAAA TCAGATACTAAAGGGAATCAAACTAAAAGCCATGCAAATTTCAAGACTGCTTTGGAAGATGACAAG gTTAAATTAGGGGAAGAGGGCTGGAAAGACAGATATTATGCAGAAAAATTTGGGGTTGAATCTGTTGAAGACTGTGATAGGGTTCGTAGGGATACG GTTTTGAAATATGCTGAAGGGATATGTTGGGTGATGCATTATTACTACCAAGGAGTCTGCTCCTGGCAATG GTTTTATCCTTACCACTATGCTCCCTTTGCATCTGATTTTCATGGTTTTGATCAATTAGACATAACTTTCACACTAGGCAAGCCCTTCAAGCCTTTTGATCAGTTGATGGGTGTCCTTCCAGCTGCAAG TGCACAAGCACTCCCTCTTTCGTACAGGAAGTTGATGACAGATCCATTATCCCCCATTTTGGACTTCTATCCTCCTG ATTTTGAGCTTGACATCAATGGAAAAAGGCATTCATGGCAG GCTGTGTGTAAGTTACCATTTATTGAGGAATCCCGTCTTCTCTCAGAGATAGCAAAAGTTGAGAATACATTGACG GAtgaagaaaagaagagaaacaGCCTTGGACTTGATATGCTATTTGTTCATGGATCACATCCTTTAGGTGGAAAGATTTTTTCATTCTGTGAACGGAATAAAGATAATCCAAAGTTGACACAGACAAAAGTGAAGAGGAAAATCAACCCAAAATTCAG CCATGGAATGAATGGGTACATGTATATTTCTGATAACCCTGTGTGTCCTATAGAGATACCTTCACCAATCAATGGCATGGATATGATAAGAGAGAACAACGTAAT ATGTGTATTTTATAAAGTCCCTTCTTTTCATCCTCATATTACCAGACTGCCTGAAGGAGTAATATTGCCTGGAAAG GCTATCAAAAAGCATGACATCAAGCCGCCTCCAATGCTGTGGCATGAGAAGACTGCCATTACCACAGGGAGAGTCACCGTAAG GCCTATGCCTCCCAAGTCTATATCGGGATCTTGTTTGGCGAGGTTAGCTCATCGGCTTGTTTTGGAAAATCTTATTGTGAAGGGACAAGGAAATGGGGTTAACATGGCATTGCAAGCACCTTTGTCAGACCAGACATGTCCTGACGATGAAAACCTTGATAAATGCAGCAGGAAGAGGAAGCGTAATGCTGAAAAAAGAAAGGCTCAGCATGAACAAGGAAATGGGGTTAACATGGCATTGCAAGCACCTTTGTCAAACCAGACATGTCCTGACGATGAAAACCTTGATAAATTCAGCAGGAAGAGGAAGCGTAATGCTGAAAAAAGAAAGGCTCAGCACGAACGCAAGAGACAGAAACTTAAACAACTGGAGGATGCCATTGCTGACCCTTCACAAAAGAGTTCCATTGGACCGGCAGTGTATGCTTGCAATAATGCTCCCGAGCAATGTACAGCGATTTCAGGAAAAATCTCTGGGGAGATATCAACCTGTGCGTAA
- the LOC116013537 gene encoding 5'-3' exoribonuclease 4-like isoform X4 → MRTQAGKESRLFSLMLVYLVKESTRLFLTSACKGICMDLILTHGIAYLIMLALATHEVHFTVLREDVRKAHSKDRGPKLVKHVRVAKCGKELEKFISQQKFQLLRIWVLRDYLAYDLQIPDSAVKIDLERLIDDFVFMCLFVGNDFLPHMPSLEISEGAIDLLMNVYKKEFVQMGGYLTNSVEVNLKRVEHFIQAVGSCENRIFKKRIQARKEWERPMRHHSTKSDTKGNQTKSHANFKTALEDDKVKLGEEGWKDRYYAEKFGVESVEDCDRVRRDTVLKYAEGICWVMHYYYQGVCSWQWFYPYHYAPFASDFHGFDQLDITFTLGKPFKPFDQLMGVLPAASAQALPLSYRKLMTDPLSPILDFYPPDFELDINGKRHSWQAVCKLPFIEESRLLSEIAKVENTLTDEEKKRNSLGLDMLFVHGSHPLGGKIFSFCERNKDNPKLTQTKVKRKINPKFSHGMNGYMYISDNPVCPIEIPSPINGMDMIRENNVICVFYKVPSFHPHITRLPEGVILPGKAIKKHDIKPPPMLWHEKTAITTGRVTVRPMPPKSISGSCLARLAHRLVLENLIVKGQGNGVNMALQAPLSDQTCPDDENLDKCSRKRKRNAEKRKAQHEQGNGVNMALQAPLSNQTCPDDENLDKFSRKRKRNAEKRKAQHERKRQKLKQLEDAIADPSQKSSIGPAVYACNNAPEQCTAISGKISGEISTCA, encoded by the exons ATGAGGACCCAGGCTGGAAAGGAATCAAG GTTATTCTCTCTGATGCTAGTGTACCTGGTGAAGGAGAGCACAAGATTATTTCTTACATCCGCTTGCAAAGGAATCTGCATGGATTTGATCCTAACACACGGCATTGCTT ATCTGATTATGCTTGCACTTGCCACCCACGAAGTTCACTTCACGGTTCTAAGAGAA GATGTTCGCAAAGCACACTCCAAGGATAGAGGTCCAAAACTCGTGAAACATGTCCGAGTTGCAAAATGTGGCAAGGAGTTAGAAAAATTTATATCACAACAGAAGTTTCAG CTTCTCAGAATATGGGTTCTCAGGGACTATCTAGCTTATGATTTACAAATACCAGATTCAGCAGTTAAAATAGACCTGGAACGACTGATAGATGATTTCGTTTTTATGTGTTTATTTGTTGGAAATGATTTTCTACCACACATGCCTTCATTGGAGATATCAGAG GGGGCCATTGACTTGCTCATGAATGTCTACAAGAAGGAATTTGTCCAAATGGGTGGTTACCTTACTAATTCTGTTGAG GTTAATTTGAAAAGGGTGGAGCATTTCATACAAGCTGTTGGTTCATGTGAAAATAGGATCTTTAAAAAGCGCATACAG GCAAGAAAAGAATGGGAGAGGCCAATGAGACATCATTCAACTAAA TCAGATACTAAAGGGAATCAAACTAAAAGCCATGCAAATTTCAAGACTGCTTTGGAAGATGACAAG gTTAAATTAGGGGAAGAGGGCTGGAAAGACAGATATTATGCAGAAAAATTTGGGGTTGAATCTGTTGAAGACTGTGATAGGGTTCGTAGGGATACG GTTTTGAAATATGCTGAAGGGATATGTTGGGTGATGCATTATTACTACCAAGGAGTCTGCTCCTGGCAATG GTTTTATCCTTACCACTATGCTCCCTTTGCATCTGATTTTCATGGTTTTGATCAATTAGACATAACTTTCACACTAGGCAAGCCCTTCAAGCCTTTTGATCAGTTGATGGGTGTCCTTCCAGCTGCAAG TGCACAAGCACTCCCTCTTTCGTACAGGAAGTTGATGACAGATCCATTATCCCCCATTTTGGACTTCTATCCTCCTG ATTTTGAGCTTGACATCAATGGAAAAAGGCATTCATGGCAG GCTGTGTGTAAGTTACCATTTATTGAGGAATCCCGTCTTCTCTCAGAGATAGCAAAAGTTGAGAATACATTGACG GAtgaagaaaagaagagaaacaGCCTTGGACTTGATATGCTATTTGTTCATGGATCACATCCTTTAGGTGGAAAGATTTTTTCATTCTGTGAACGGAATAAAGATAATCCAAAGTTGACACAGACAAAAGTGAAGAGGAAAATCAACCCAAAATTCAG CCATGGAATGAATGGGTACATGTATATTTCTGATAACCCTGTGTGTCCTATAGAGATACCTTCACCAATCAATGGCATGGATATGATAAGAGAGAACAACGTAAT ATGTGTATTTTATAAAGTCCCTTCTTTTCATCCTCATATTACCAGACTGCCTGAAGGAGTAATATTGCCTGGAAAG GCTATCAAAAAGCATGACATCAAGCCGCCTCCAATGCTGTGGCATGAGAAGACTGCCATTACCACAGGGAGAGTCACCGTAAG GCCTATGCCTCCCAAGTCTATATCGGGATCTTGTTTGGCGAGGTTAGCTCATCGGCTTGTTTTGGAAAATCTTATTGTGAAGGGACAAGGAAATGGGGTTAACATGGCATTGCAAGCACCTTTGTCAGACCAGACATGTCCTGACGATGAAAACCTTGATAAATGCAGCAGGAAGAGGAAGCGTAATGCTGAAAAAAGAAAGGCTCAGCATGAACAAGGAAATGGGGTTAACATGGCATTGCAAGCACCTTTGTCAAACCAGACATGTCCTGACGATGAAAACCTTGATAAATTCAGCAGGAAGAGGAAGCGTAATGCTGAAAAAAGAAAGGCTCAGCACGAACGCAAGAGACAGAAACTTAAACAACTGGAGGATGCCATTGCTGACCCTTCACAAAAGAGTTCCATTGGACCGGCAGTGTATGCTTGCAATAATGCTCCCGAGCAATGTACAGCGATTTCAGGAAAAATCTCTGGGGAGATATCAACCTGTGCGTAA
- the LOC116013537 gene encoding 5'-3' exoribonuclease 3-like isoform X3: MAMLSSALQYYVQTRMNEDPGWKGIKVILSDASVPGEGEHKIISYIRLQRNLHGFDPNTRHCLYGLDADLIMLALATHEVHFTVLREDVRKAHSKDRGPKLVKHVRVAKCGKELEKFISQQKFQLLRIWVLRDYLAYDLQIPDSAVKIDLERLIDDFVFMCLFVGNDFLPHMPSLEISEGAIDLLMNVYKKEFVQMGGYLTNSVEVNLKRVEHFIQAVGSCENRIFKKRIQARKEWERPMRHHSTKSDTKGNQTKSHANFKTALEDDKVKLGEEGWKDRYYAEKFGVESVEDCDRVRRDTVLKYAEGICWVMHYYYQGVCSWQWFYPYHYAPFASDFHGFDQLDITFTLGKPFKPFDQLMGVLPAASAQALPLSYRKLMTDPLSPILDFYPPDFELDINGKRHSWQAVCKLPFIEESRLLSEIAKVENTLTDEEKKRNSLGLDMLFVHGSHPLGGKIFSFCERNKDNPKLTQTKVKRKINPKFSHGMNGYMYISDNPVCPIEIPSPINGMDMIRENNVICVFYKVPSFHPHITRLPEGVILPGKAIKKHDIKPPPMLWHEKTAITTGRVTVRPMPPKSISGSCLARLAHRLVLENLIVKGQGNGVNMALQAPLSDQTCPDDENLDKCSRKRKRNAEKRKAQHEQGNGVNMALQAPLSNQTCPDDENLDKFSRKRKRNAEKRKAQHERKRQKLKQLEDAIADPSQKSSIGPAVYACNNAPEQCTAISGKISGEISTCA; the protein is encoded by the exons ATGGCTATGCTGTCGTCTGCACTACAATACTATGTACAGACAAGAATGAATGAGGACCCAGGCTGGAAAGGAATCAAG GTTATTCTCTCTGATGCTAGTGTACCTGGTGAAGGAGAGCACAAGATTATTTCTTACATCCGCTTGCAAAGGAATCTGCATGGATTTGATCCTAACACACGGCATTGCTTGTATGGATTG GATGCAGATCTGATTATGCTTGCACTTGCCACCCACGAAGTTCACTTCACGGTTCTAAGAGAA GATGTTCGCAAAGCACACTCCAAGGATAGAGGTCCAAAACTCGTGAAACATGTCCGAGTTGCAAAATGTGGCAAGGAGTTAGAAAAATTTATATCACAACAGAAGTTTCAG CTTCTCAGAATATGGGTTCTCAGGGACTATCTAGCTTATGATTTACAAATACCAGATTCAGCAGTTAAAATAGACCTGGAACGACTGATAGATGATTTCGTTTTTATGTGTTTATTTGTTGGAAATGATTTTCTACCACACATGCCTTCATTGGAGATATCAGAG GGGGCCATTGACTTGCTCATGAATGTCTACAAGAAGGAATTTGTCCAAATGGGTGGTTACCTTACTAATTCTGTTGAG GTTAATTTGAAAAGGGTGGAGCATTTCATACAAGCTGTTGGTTCATGTGAAAATAGGATCTTTAAAAAGCGCATACAG GCAAGAAAAGAATGGGAGAGGCCAATGAGACATCATTCAACTAAA TCAGATACTAAAGGGAATCAAACTAAAAGCCATGCAAATTTCAAGACTGCTTTGGAAGATGACAAG gTTAAATTAGGGGAAGAGGGCTGGAAAGACAGATATTATGCAGAAAAATTTGGGGTTGAATCTGTTGAAGACTGTGATAGGGTTCGTAGGGATACG GTTTTGAAATATGCTGAAGGGATATGTTGGGTGATGCATTATTACTACCAAGGAGTCTGCTCCTGGCAATG GTTTTATCCTTACCACTATGCTCCCTTTGCATCTGATTTTCATGGTTTTGATCAATTAGACATAACTTTCACACTAGGCAAGCCCTTCAAGCCTTTTGATCAGTTGATGGGTGTCCTTCCAGCTGCAAG TGCACAAGCACTCCCTCTTTCGTACAGGAAGTTGATGACAGATCCATTATCCCCCATTTTGGACTTCTATCCTCCTG ATTTTGAGCTTGACATCAATGGAAAAAGGCATTCATGGCAG GCTGTGTGTAAGTTACCATTTATTGAGGAATCCCGTCTTCTCTCAGAGATAGCAAAAGTTGAGAATACATTGACG GAtgaagaaaagaagagaaacaGCCTTGGACTTGATATGCTATTTGTTCATGGATCACATCCTTTAGGTGGAAAGATTTTTTCATTCTGTGAACGGAATAAAGATAATCCAAAGTTGACACAGACAAAAGTGAAGAGGAAAATCAACCCAAAATTCAG CCATGGAATGAATGGGTACATGTATATTTCTGATAACCCTGTGTGTCCTATAGAGATACCTTCACCAATCAATGGCATGGATATGATAAGAGAGAACAACGTAAT ATGTGTATTTTATAAAGTCCCTTCTTTTCATCCTCATATTACCAGACTGCCTGAAGGAGTAATATTGCCTGGAAAG GCTATCAAAAAGCATGACATCAAGCCGCCTCCAATGCTGTGGCATGAGAAGACTGCCATTACCACAGGGAGAGTCACCGTAAG GCCTATGCCTCCCAAGTCTATATCGGGATCTTGTTTGGCGAGGTTAGCTCATCGGCTTGTTTTGGAAAATCTTATTGTGAAGGGACAAGGAAATGGGGTTAACATGGCATTGCAAGCACCTTTGTCAGACCAGACATGTCCTGACGATGAAAACCTTGATAAATGCAGCAGGAAGAGGAAGCGTAATGCTGAAAAAAGAAAGGCTCAGCATGAACAAGGAAATGGGGTTAACATGGCATTGCAAGCACCTTTGTCAAACCAGACATGTCCTGACGATGAAAACCTTGATAAATTCAGCAGGAAGAGGAAGCGTAATGCTGAAAAAAGAAAGGCTCAGCACGAACGCAAGAGACAGAAACTTAAACAACTGGAGGATGCCATTGCTGACCCTTCACAAAAGAGTTCCATTGGACCGGCAGTGTATGCTTGCAATAATGCTCCCGAGCAATGTACAGCGATTTCAGGAAAAATCTCTGGGGAGATATCAACCTGTGCGTAA
- the LOC116011777 gene encoding 60S ribosomal protein L13-1-like, with protein MKHNNVIPSGHFRKHWQNYVRTWFNQPARKQRRRVARQKKAVKIFPRPTAGPLRPIVHGQTLKYNMKVRAGRGFSLEELKAAGIPKKLAPTIGIAVDHRRRNSSLEGLQTNVQRLKTYKAKLVVFPRRARKFKAGDSTAEELATATQVHGAYLPIGRDKPAVELVKITEDMKSFKAYDKLRLERTNERHMGARLKRAAEAEKEDKK; from the exons ATGAAACATAACAATGTTATACCAAGTGGGCACTTCAGGAAGCACTGGCAGAACTATGTGAGGACATGGTTCAACCAACCTGCACGCAAGCAAAGGAGGAGAGTTG ccAGACAAAAGAAGGCTGTGAAAATTTTCCCCAGGCCAACTGCTGGGCCTCTCCGCCCTATTGTCCATGGACAGACCCTCAAGTACAACATGAAGGTTAGAGCTGGTAGGGGATTCTCCCTTGAGGAGCTTAAG GCTGCAGGCATCCCAAAGAAGCTGGCCCCCACAATTGGCATTGCAGTTGATCACCGTCGCAGAAACTCTTCTCTTGAGGGTCTCCAGACTAATGTTCAGAGGCTGAAGACCTACAAAGCCAAATTGGTTGTCTTCCCAAGACGTGCACGCAAATTTAAG GCTGGTGATTCTACTGCTGAGGAATTAGCCACTGCAACCCAAGTCCATGGTGCTTACTTGCCCATCGGACGGGACAAACCAGCAGTGGAGCTTGTTAAGATCACAGAAGATATGAAATCATTCAAGGCTTATGACAAGCTGCGTTTGGAGAGGACGAACGAGCGTCATATGGGTGCTAGGCTTAAGAGGGCTGCTGAAGCAGAGAAGGAAGACAAAAAATAG